The following are from one region of the Deltaproteobacteria bacterium PRO3 genome:
- a CDS encoding FHA domain-containing protein, whose translation MSGPTSFRLSQETFELLKKNRDFYESLFDLQKKKESPLLPKATDAESRTEAKVRDNGDVEVSLVLPVDDDGDASNGRLYVRDTFVFDASERVLKSYQRSFEHHGKGGDEWKGWLAKYQGLPDSAGRGAADPVVQKFAHRVARSYGRALVDDAANTLPEIKAAFEKERRLLKTTNQQVLDLNAGLEFKIKDKLNFYNLAWRDGKVEVTLQLSVDDDADQANGRILLRDKFTLDDETLAFEGHERTWKLAPGSEGDARLQAVLKKLQAGAKPPSEEAEAFVQALLPAILPKGEPDGSAVLALLGAGKTLPKDYRSPFARRGQGDPEGLKAAAQSSLEAMYVVAQEQVMKRYDESQGWLHFGGSVDQVKEKGLIEGLFQKAKAASEKNPGVSPFALFHKLELSAEETVLRDRLLGDKLMQEFDALAHESDAALRGKSLAILAQQKLLIDAGMGESAMFLAEQLKKDPATQRVGEDILAIVQGKGDFGQKVGYVLPLFCKEVSKPSMLLGMAAAPFMGTAFELGGLKLAAWAYDAKKISDIGRGAKLGAAVLGMTGEAVGFTAIHRGFERMHHGGDKAWNGAWQEIVSATLMFGGMRLTHGMTGLATARMAEGAWGAKLGYRFGEGQFAGALGRSPTGRFFFDGAAHAAGKGIPTLTTSGKALSGTMNHLGGILTMQASGALSRKLGLMPENNQSFGANFFDATVMYAQAMVGSHAANLASGGSLHRNLGAFKMGVENLKKGIPVTPPAPPAAPDPATQAKPDPAQAPATPPPVDPNAAASPAPAPAAKKPGLAERLRARFAKTAPEAKAPTPTADPAVAPADPGAAPVEAKKPSLLDRLLAGREGKTKTVLEAAREWVGNLSPSKVKALEAELAKLRAEKATMEGEKTAKEASLGELQKQFDALKTEQEAARAEVEAKAQEIQGLKDQLTQVEGQKTAADNLVAEKAQALGEAEARLKDLEAQKAEAEQKLRDYQEQAELSELDLGVGSLEQQIQAHKAELGKLRKEKQEAEVQAGAHRLAADELHRRLTEAETELERRKHVDEALKESEASAAALGEKIAELKGSLEDLQRQVGALSAKDEGATRLTTEQAQRIAELAGLKTELEGKLKQALEDIAGLRKTVGDREAELNALNDRHEDAQAQLRSASHRIEQQERSLGQLGKAKEALETQKTELEQALAAEAGNKTELQRQLDETVAKLKETNRELGSVKHDLEISKAGKKAAQEESARLRESMEKAAQAREKSEGELRQGLRDLETRLREQGLQLEASQKEAAEIGARLAEQTQRAEAAEGREAALQQQHSELQKQHETTQTELGKAQRKIDTLTREVEAKKAEIERHKTSIGTYQKQIEGLRAKKGELDESLRQLRVEHTLKLKELETVQKELAAEKAKEPEVVRDINAELELEARIEELTTEKTQRDQRLAELEGAKSGLEAKVSELEGAKKELEKQLRSKEVDLEIAQGAAKSANEDLQTLRDRSAAEETRLKKSLDEWRHRATEAEAGKANAEARIQELDRAITEKRGRIETLERNLEAKIAELKASEGARKVLEGDVAKLERELEAQKGLLESKKAELEGVQRELGERIAKLEKEKGAHEKTIADQVAEMGRLNAEITSVTGRLAGVEAAMAEAKAAALRDISALEGEKAQLSLELQAKQAELRQKDSELINTRARVEELEGDLQGARTTAEKARRDFETEKAGLEEKIAAQEAALAEGRTALQTAQGEAKGLRQDLEVANQALAKEKAAAKEWKQKFEGLEATSKAEAKRLRGEAEELRRHEGLAAQRAAEMVARVESLDAALTELRGQKESLETDLSGKLSVAEQKAAREEGRASQAVADLARAKAEHTAEAERLRLEAAEKGGQAALAEAKAKEHEAALETERAKIRQLEGDLAAAKAEAEALLAPASLRAEAEQKAQDAARRAARLQEELTAAEQGKLAAERRVAALEKELEALRSTTEAEAETHRTEAAGLRSRAEAAEARAKAAEGRIAAAEAEAEAARIEAAALSSDASGRSEAEAGLRRLNEEIAGLKEMVKEAEQRAADADRRAAEFEGALTASEQSAAESARQVEELRAQKTAVDKELKELKPKLEKAERELTDAKTKRKEAEGELLGARSRAAELEGQLAVKQGEVEAKAKELQAAQDQVGKIWSESQEAGRQAQKKIGELERELTTLRNAKEGFDEQIQIEQERVREVEQTLELLVAGEEALRQEVATLKGERDTANLRAAGIERTLSQKQAEIEGLNVALENEQFMGFRSPHELFGGADPRAQRVETRLQGTALLGDAQGRVIGEAHLIAGGEEGMMKLAFTDGSRASGRTSIGNVPNGGNGRRKFQGDSIYMGRFLLPDGTEVKVLAGADGAGGEGGPGADAVASSAFLQGVHARVAEAAREGKVATAKEIFEAGVAAVELQRNQADRNPPGQKGMRTATGAGAVIVVVGNEAMVASVGDATVFLARPNAEGSYDILGYSNVDGVPLPDGQGGWIYNQIARGIHQYEPSLYRVTDLQPGDRFLIASDGFHENTSGGPYKQHGSRDSRQYHGFRPPTQETFAALRGGLKATRGRVDSASLLHDLAIENIRQPGRLVTLEGEPIQLPQHVDKDNIFVLDYEHGKAPASRYEIPINYSPLEPVPTAEQILAAEAAAERSTAKGFKVPATPPGSDPNYQPRISDRTIADFHLKYVEDIAKLYGSASEQASQRILKLYLTFPEIEEVFNPSLLARAEDLKLQGDLFDAAKKRIEARQDLGENILKAAAAELEKIKGIHRPFEVPQAAEVERILGAHRTLLERIFGDGAAEAATVYAGILKNLPQVEAALGPAELAKLEPADFEKFYKRKLRPGLHRDKHRYNEGTAADAAFTAAEKLSELHKNAADYRQASGWTSAKAIETGLREWPLDTATEYVVGKNGGANIRIPDNGVSRRHFKIYARVNRWVVEDVGSTYGTFVNGQQVQTAQLKHGDRIQVGVDVELQVQIDGPSGAARLVELPKKPGAGLPGQPEPIPTGDGAFAFKIPRGRPVYIGRKQIPDASLSPDHFELIFKGNGWLIRDMGSDTGTQLNGVDIQGGVDPATQRRTLGNFHAIQDGALVTVGGLTFRFHESTDHASLIQVAGQVSPPSSHAFRTPAPQVARMQLQEGANYQFNGPDGRQVAEIFWDAFENGGGEFILREITNHGYVWVLNGNSYEPLSGNTYAMGDGLMFAFGPRPEQAQWYVFKDGAVTAIQNGRRPRASTEPMASPDAGVVIEFPIGGQPVKLGRRELGGNANISNQHLSFTFHDKGWWVKDLGSSNGTYQNNQLISKGRGQEGEWRRVSPNDILSLGGVHFVFKVRPDGGMRMEQIAAAPVPMEPIPVSIPPSYMPSRGPQAFGPPSFNGGEMKVGWARLIRIVENKGEVGLQAAESDEATPREYKLNINKGGLFRGLFEKDLARIEDLGEGRYRIENVGFKQGMSITNPAKGKNIIVGLGRSDQALAGDTLEFDGHQITLKP comes from the coding sequence AACGGCCGCCTCTACGTCCGCGACACCTTCGTCTTCGACGCCTCCGAGCGCGTCCTTAAGTCCTACCAGCGCAGCTTCGAGCACCACGGCAAGGGCGGCGACGAATGGAAAGGCTGGCTCGCCAAGTACCAGGGCCTGCCCGACAGCGCGGGGCGCGGGGCGGCCGACCCGGTCGTGCAGAAATTCGCCCACCGCGTGGCGCGCAGCTACGGCCGCGCCCTCGTCGACGACGCCGCGAACACCCTGCCCGAGATCAAGGCCGCCTTCGAAAAGGAGCGCCGCCTGCTCAAGACGACCAACCAGCAGGTGCTCGATCTCAACGCGGGCCTCGAGTTCAAGATCAAGGACAAGCTCAATTTCTACAACCTCGCCTGGCGCGACGGAAAGGTAGAGGTCACCCTCCAGCTCTCCGTCGACGACGACGCCGACCAAGCGAACGGCCGTATCCTGTTGCGCGACAAGTTCACGTTGGACGACGAGACCTTGGCCTTCGAGGGCCATGAGCGCACGTGGAAGCTGGCGCCGGGCTCCGAGGGCGACGCCCGCCTGCAGGCCGTTCTGAAAAAATTGCAAGCCGGCGCCAAGCCGCCCTCCGAGGAGGCCGAGGCCTTCGTTCAAGCGTTGCTGCCCGCGATTCTGCCCAAGGGCGAGCCGGACGGCTCCGCGGTCCTGGCCCTGCTCGGGGCGGGCAAGACGCTGCCCAAGGATTACCGCTCGCCCTTCGCCAGGCGCGGGCAAGGCGACCCGGAGGGCTTGAAGGCCGCCGCGCAGTCCTCGCTGGAGGCGATGTACGTCGTCGCCCAAGAGCAGGTGATGAAGCGCTACGACGAGAGTCAGGGCTGGCTGCACTTCGGGGGCTCCGTCGACCAGGTCAAGGAAAAGGGCCTCATCGAGGGACTGTTCCAAAAGGCCAAGGCCGCCTCGGAGAAGAATCCCGGCGTGAGTCCCTTCGCGCTCTTCCATAAATTGGAGCTGAGCGCCGAAGAGACGGTGCTGCGCGACCGCCTGCTGGGCGACAAGCTGATGCAGGAATTCGACGCCCTGGCCCACGAGTCCGACGCCGCGCTGCGCGGCAAGTCTCTCGCCATTTTGGCCCAGCAGAAGCTCTTGATCGACGCGGGGATGGGCGAGTCGGCGATGTTTCTCGCCGAGCAGCTCAAGAAGGATCCGGCGACGCAAAGGGTCGGCGAAGACATCCTCGCCATCGTCCAGGGCAAGGGGGATTTCGGCCAAAAGGTCGGCTACGTCCTGCCTCTGTTCTGCAAAGAGGTCTCCAAGCCCTCGATGCTGCTCGGCATGGCCGCTGCGCCCTTCATGGGCACGGCCTTCGAGTTGGGCGGCCTTAAATTGGCGGCCTGGGCCTACGACGCGAAGAAGATCTCCGACATCGGCCGCGGCGCCAAGCTGGGCGCGGCCGTCCTCGGGATGACCGGCGAGGCCGTTGGCTTCACCGCCATCCACCGCGGCTTCGAGCGGATGCATCACGGCGGCGACAAGGCCTGGAACGGCGCCTGGCAAGAGATCGTCTCGGCGACTTTGATGTTCGGCGGCATGCGCCTCACCCACGGCATGACCGGCCTGGCGACCGCCCGCATGGCGGAGGGCGCCTGGGGTGCCAAGCTCGGCTATCGCTTCGGCGAGGGCCAATTCGCGGGGGCCTTGGGCCGCTCGCCGACCGGCCGCTTCTTCTTCGACGGCGCGGCCCACGCGGCCGGCAAGGGCATCCCGACCCTCACCACCTCCGGCAAGGCCCTGAGCGGCACGATGAACCACCTGGGCGGCATCCTCACGATGCAGGCCAGCGGCGCGCTGAGCCGCAAGCTGGGCCTCATGCCCGAGAACAATCAGAGCTTCGGCGCCAATTTCTTCGACGCGACCGTCATGTACGCCCAGGCGATGGTCGGCTCGCACGCGGCCAACTTGGCGAGCGGCGGGTCCCTGCACCGGAATTTGGGCGCCTTCAAGATGGGCGTGGAAAACCTGAAGAAGGGCATTCCCGTGACGCCGCCGGCGCCTCCGGCCGCGCCGGATCCCGCGACTCAGGCCAAGCCCGATCCCGCGCAGGCGCCCGCAACGCCGCCGCCGGTCGATCCCAACGCCGCCGCGTCCCCGGCCCCCGCGCCGGCCGCCAAGAAACCAGGACTGGCCGAACGCCTGCGCGCCCGCTTCGCGAAGACCGCGCCCGAGGCCAAGGCCCCGACGCCGACCGCGGACCCCGCCGTGGCGCCCGCCGATCCCGGCGCGGCCCCCGTCGAGGCCAAGAAGCCCTCGCTGCTCGATCGCCTCCTGGCCGGTCGCGAGGGGAAGACCAAGACCGTCCTCGAGGCGGCCCGCGAGTGGGTCGGAAATCTTTCTCCCTCCAAGGTAAAGGCCCTCGAGGCCGAGCTGGCCAAGCTGCGCGCCGAGAAGGCGACGATGGAAGGCGAGAAGACGGCCAAGGAAGCGTCGCTGGGCGAGCTGCAAAAACAATTCGACGCCTTGAAGACCGAGCAGGAGGCGGCTCGCGCCGAGGTCGAGGCCAAGGCTCAAGAAATTCAGGGCCTCAAAGACCAGTTGACCCAAGTCGAGGGGCAAAAGACCGCCGCCGACAACTTGGTTGCGGAAAAGGCGCAGGCACTGGGTGAAGCGGAAGCCCGTCTGAAAGATCTCGAGGCCCAGAAGGCCGAGGCGGAGCAGAAGCTTCGGGATTACCAAGAGCAGGCCGAACTCTCCGAGCTGGACCTGGGCGTCGGAAGCCTCGAGCAGCAGATCCAAGCGCACAAGGCCGAGCTGGGCAAGCTGCGCAAGGAGAAGCAGGAGGCCGAGGTCCAGGCCGGCGCGCATCGATTGGCGGCCGACGAATTGCACCGTCGCCTGACCGAGGCCGAGACCGAGCTCGAGCGCCGTAAGCATGTGGACGAAGCCCTGAAGGAGTCTGAGGCGAGCGCTGCAGCGCTCGGAGAAAAAATCGCCGAGCTGAAAGGTTCACTGGAGGATCTGCAGAGGCAAGTGGGCGCCCTCTCCGCGAAGGACGAAGGGGCCACGCGCCTGACCACCGAGCAGGCCCAGAGGATCGCCGAGCTCGCGGGCCTCAAGACCGAGCTCGAAGGCAAGCTCAAGCAGGCCCTCGAGGATATCGCCGGCCTCCGCAAGACAGTCGGCGATCGCGAGGCCGAGCTTAACGCCTTGAACGACCGTCATGAAGACGCCCAGGCCCAACTGAGGTCGGCCAGTCACCGGATCGAGCAGCAGGAACGTTCGCTGGGCCAGCTCGGCAAGGCGAAAGAGGCGCTCGAGACGCAAAAGACGGAGCTTGAGCAAGCCTTGGCCGCGGAGGCCGGCAACAAGACCGAGCTCCAACGGCAGCTCGACGAGACCGTCGCCAAGCTCAAGGAGACCAACCGTGAGCTCGGCTCGGTCAAACACGATCTGGAGATCAGCAAGGCCGGAAAGAAGGCGGCCCAAGAAGAGTCCGCCCGCCTGCGCGAAAGCATGGAAAAGGCCGCCCAGGCCCGCGAAAAAAGCGAAGGCGAGCTGCGGCAAGGACTCCGCGATTTGGAGACCCGGCTGCGCGAACAAGGCCTTCAGCTGGAGGCCTCCCAAAAGGAGGCCGCCGAGATCGGCGCGCGCCTGGCGGAGCAGACCCAACGCGCCGAGGCGGCCGAGGGCCGGGAGGCCGCGCTCCAGCAACAGCACTCCGAGTTGCAAAAGCAGCATGAGACCACTCAGACGGAGCTGGGCAAGGCCCAGAGGAAGATCGACACCCTGACCCGCGAGGTCGAAGCCAAAAAGGCCGAAATCGAGCGGCACAAGACCAGCATCGGCACCTACCAAAAACAGATCGAGGGTCTTCGCGCCAAGAAGGGCGAGCTGGACGAGTCTTTGCGTCAGCTGCGCGTCGAACATACCTTGAAGCTGAAGGAATTGGAGACCGTCCAGAAAGAGTTGGCGGCGGAGAAGGCCAAGGAACCCGAGGTGGTCCGCGATATCAACGCCGAGCTCGAGCTGGAGGCCCGCATCGAGGAGCTCACGACCGAAAAGACCCAGCGCGACCAACGGCTCGCCGAGCTGGAAGGCGCCAAATCGGGCCTCGAGGCCAAGGTCTCCGAGCTGGAAGGCGCCAAAAAAGAGTTGGAGAAGCAGCTGCGCTCCAAGGAGGTCGACCTCGAGATCGCCCAAGGCGCCGCCAAGTCCGCCAACGAAGACCTGCAGACCCTCCGCGACCGTTCGGCCGCCGAGGAGACCCGCCTGAAGAAGTCCCTCGACGAATGGCGCCATCGCGCCACGGAGGCGGAGGCCGGCAAGGCCAACGCCGAGGCGAGGATCCAAGAGCTCGACCGCGCCATCACGGAGAAGCGCGGCCGCATCGAGACCCTGGAGCGGAATTTAGAGGCCAAGATCGCGGAGTTGAAGGCCAGTGAGGGCGCGCGCAAGGTCTTGGAGGGCGATGTCGCCAAGTTGGAGCGGGAACTCGAGGCGCAAAAGGGCCTGCTGGAGTCCAAGAAGGCAGAGTTGGAGGGCGTTCAACGCGAACTCGGCGAGCGCATCGCCAAGCTCGAGAAAGAGAAGGGCGCTCACGAGAAGACGATCGCCGATCAAGTCGCGGAAATGGGCCGCCTCAACGCGGAAATCACCTCCGTCACCGGACGTCTCGCCGGGGTCGAAGCGGCCATGGCCGAGGCCAAGGCCGCCGCGTTGCGGGATATCTCCGCCTTGGAGGGTGAAAAGGCGCAACTCAGTTTGGAGCTTCAGGCGAAGCAGGCCGAGCTCCGCCAAAAGGACAGCGAGCTGATCAACACCCGCGCCCGCGTCGAAGAGCTTGAGGGAGATCTCCAAGGTGCCAGAACCACCGCTGAGAAAGCCAGACGGGATTTCGAGACGGAAAAGGCCGGCTTGGAGGAGAAGATCGCGGCGCAAGAGGCGGCCTTGGCCGAGGGTCGGACCGCCTTGCAGACCGCCCAGGGCGAGGCCAAAGGCCTCCGCCAGGACTTGGAGGTCGCGAACCAGGCGCTGGCCAAGGAAAAGGCGGCCGCCAAGGAATGGAAGCAGAAGTTCGAGGGCCTGGAGGCGACCAGCAAGGCCGAGGCCAAGCGCCTGCGCGGCGAAGCGGAGGAGCTGCGTCGACATGAGGGTCTGGCGGCGCAAAGGGCCGCCGAGATGGTCGCCAGGGTGGAATCCCTCGATGCCGCCCTGACGGAGCTGAGGGGCCAAAAGGAGTCTCTGGAAACGGATTTGAGCGGCAAGCTGAGCGTCGCCGAGCAAAAGGCCGCCCGCGAGGAGGGCCGCGCCAGTCAGGCCGTGGCCGATCTCGCCCGCGCCAAGGCTGAACACACCGCCGAAGCGGAGCGCCTGCGCCTGGAGGCTGCGGAGAAGGGCGGACAAGCCGCCCTCGCCGAGGCGAAGGCCAAGGAGCACGAGGCCGCGCTCGAGACGGAGCGCGCCAAGATCCGCCAACTGGAAGGCGATCTCGCCGCCGCGAAGGCCGAGGCCGAGGCTCTCTTGGCGCCGGCCAGCCTGCGTGCCGAGGCCGAGCAAAAGGCCCAAGACGCAGCCCGCCGCGCTGCGCGGCTGCAAGAGGAGTTGACCGCCGCCGAACAGGGTAAGCTCGCCGCCGAGCGGCGCGTCGCGGCCCTCGAGAAGGAATTGGAGGCCCTGCGCAGCACGACCGAGGCCGAAGCCGAGACGCATCGCACCGAGGCCGCCGGACTGAGATCCCGCGCCGAGGCCGCGGAGGCGCGGGCTAAGGCCGCCGAGGGTCGCATCGCCGCCGCCGAGGCCGAGGCGGAGGCCGCCCGCATCGAGGCCGCCGCCCTGAGCTCCGACGCGAGTGGCAGGTCCGAGGCCGAGGCGGGCCTGCGCCGCCTCAACGAGGAGATCGCCGGCCTCAAGGAGATGGTGAAAGAGGCCGAGCAGCGCGCCGCCGACGCGGACCGCCGCGCTGCCGAGTTCGAGGGAGCCCTGACCGCCTCCGAGCAGAGCGCGGCCGAGTCTGCGCGCCAAGTCGAGGAGCTCCGGGCCCAGAAGACCGCGGTTGATAAAGAGCTAAAAGAACTCAAACCCAAGTTAGAGAAGGCCGAACGGGAATTGACCGATGCCAAGACCAAGCGCAAGGAGGCCGAGGGCGAGCTGCTCGGCGCGCGGAGCCGCGCCGCCGAGCTGGAGGGCCAGCTGGCCGTCAAGCAGGGCGAGGTCGAAGCCAAGGCGAAGGAGTTGCAGGCGGCCCAGGACCAAGTCGGGAAGATATGGTCCGAGAGCCAAGAGGCCGGACGTCAAGCCCAGAAGAAGATCGGCGAGCTGGAGCGGGAGTTGACTACCCTGCGCAACGCCAAGGAAGGCTTCGACGAACAGATTCAGATCGAGCAAGAGCGGGTCCGCGAAGTGGAACAGACCCTCGAGCTGTTGGTGGCGGGCGAGGAGGCCCTCCGCCAAGAGGTCGCCACCCTCAAGGGAGAACGCGACACCGCCAACCTGCGTGCCGCAGGTATCGAGCGGACCCTGTCCCAAAAACAGGCCGAGATCGAAGGGCTCAACGTCGCGCTCGAAAACGAGCAATTCATGGGCTTCCGCAGCCCGCACGAATTGTTCGGCGGCGCCGACCCTCGGGCGCAGCGCGTCGAGACCCGCCTTCAGGGCACGGCTCTCCTCGGTGATGCCCAAGGTCGCGTGATCGGCGAGGCCCACCTCATCGCCGGCGGCGAGGAAGGCATGATGAAGCTCGCCTTCACCGACGGCTCCCGTGCCTCCGGACGCACCTCGATTGGCAATGTGCCGAACGGCGGCAACGGCCGGCGCAAGTTCCAGGGAGACAGCATTTACATGGGCCGTTTCCTCCTCCCCGACGGGACCGAGGTGAAGGTCCTGGCCGGCGCAGACGGCGCCGGAGGGGAAGGCGGACCGGGTGCGGACGCCGTCGCCTCCAGCGCCTTCCTGCAGGGCGTGCACGCTCGGGTGGCCGAGGCCGCCCGCGAGGGCAAGGTCGCCACGGCCAAGGAGATCTTCGAGGCCGGTGTGGCGGCGGTGGAGCTGCAACGCAACCAGGCGGACCGCAATCCTCCCGGCCAAAAGGGCATGAGGACCGCCACCGGCGCCGGCGCGGTGATCGTCGTCGTCGGCAACGAGGCGATGGTAGCCAGCGTGGGGGATGCGACGGTGTTTTTGGCTCGGCCGAACGCCGAGGGGAGCTACGACATCCTCGGTTACTCGAACGTCGACGGGGTTCCTCTACCCGACGGCCAAGGGGGGTGGATATACAACCAGATCGCCCGCGGCATTCACCAATACGAGCCCAGCCTCTACCGCGTGACGGATCTGCAGCCCGGCGACCGTTTTCTCATCGCCAGCGACGGCTTTCACGAAAACACCTCGGGCGGCCCCTACAAGCAGCACGGCTCGCGGGACTCGCGGCAGTACCACGGATTTCGCCCTCCGACCCAAGAGACTTTCGCGGCCCTGCGCGGCGGCTTGAAGGCAACTCGCGGCCGAGTTGATTCGGCTTCCCTCCTGCACGACCTCGCGATCGAGAACATCCGCCAGCCCGGCCGTTTGGTGACCCTTGAAGGCGAGCCGATCCAGCTTCCGCAGCACGTGGACAAAGACAACATCTTCGTCCTCGACTACGAGCACGGCAAGGCGCCGGCGAGTCGCTACGAAATACCGATCAATTATTCGCCGCTCGAGCCGGTGCCGACCGCCGAGCAGATCCTCGCCGCCGAGGCCGCGGCGGAGCGCAGCACCGCGAAGGGCTTCAAGGTCCCGGCGACGCCTCCCGGCAGCGATCCCAACTACCAGCCGCGGATCAGTGACCGGACCATCGCCGACTTCCACTTGAAATACGTCGAGGACATCGCGAAGCTCTATGGATCCGCCTCCGAGCAGGCCTCCCAGCGGATCTTGAAACTTTACCTGACCTTCCCCGAGATCGAGGAGGTCTTCAATCCCAGCCTCCTGGCCCGCGCCGAGGACCTGAAGCTGCAGGGCGACCTCTTCGACGCCGCGAAAAAGCGGATCGAAGCGCGCCAAGACCTGGGCGAGAATATCCTGAAGGCCGCGGCGGCCGAGCTGGAGAAGATCAAGGGTATCCATCGCCCCTTCGAGGTCCCGCAGGCGGCCGAGGTGGAACGGATCCTGGGCGCCCATCGAACCCTCCTGGAGCGCATCTTCGGGGATGGCGCCGCGGAGGCGGCCACGGTCTACGCCGGCATCTTAAAAAACCTGCCCCAGGTGGAAGCCGCTCTGGGACCGGCGGAGTTGGCGAAGCTGGAGCCAGCCGATTTTGAAAAATTCTACAAGCGCAAGCTTCGTCCCGGACTGCACCGCGACAAGCACCGCTACAACGAGGGTACGGCCGCCGACGCGGCCTTCACCGCGGCGGAAAAGCTGAGCGAGCTGCACAAGAACGCCGCGGACTATCGCCAGGCGAGCGGTTGGACCAGCGCCAAAGCGATCGAGACCGGCCTGCGCGAATGGCCTCTTGACACGGCCACCGAGTATGTCGTCGGCAAGAACGGCGGGGCCAATATCCGCATCCCCGACAACGGCGTCTCCCGCCGACATTTCAAGATCTACGCCCGCGTCAACCGCTGGGTGGTGGAGGACGTCGGCAGCACCTACGGCACCTTCGTCAACGGCCAGCAGGTCCAGACCGCCCAGCTCAAGCACGGCGACCGCATCCAGGTCGGCGTCGACGTCGAGCTGCAGGTGCAGATCGACGGTCCGAGCGGCGCGGCCCGCTTGGTCGAATTGCCGAAGAAGCCCGGCGCAGGCCTGCCGGGACAGCCGGAGCCCATCCCCACGGGCGACGGGGCCTTCGCCTTCAAGATTCCGCGCGGCCGTCCCGTCTACATCGGCCGCAAGCAGATCCCCGACGCTTCGCTCTCGCCGGATCACTTCGAGCTGATCTTCAAGGGCAACGGCTGGTTGATCCGCGACATGGGTTCCGACACGGGGACCCAGCTCAACGGCGTCGACATCCAAGGCGGCGTGGACCCCGCCACGCAGCGCCGGACCCTGGGCAACTTCCATGCGATCCAGGACGGGGCGCTCGTCACCGTCGGCGGCCTCACCTTCCGCTTCCACGAGAGTACCGACCACGCCAGCTTGATTCAGGTCGCCGGACAGGTCTCGCCCCCCAGCTCCCACGCTTTTAGAACGCCGGCGCCCCAGGTGGCGCGCATGCAGCTGCAGGAGGGGGCGAATTACCAGTTCAACGGCCCCGACGGACGGCAGGTCGCGGAGATCTTCTGGGACGCCTTCGAAAACGGCGGCGGCGAGTTCATCCTCCGCGAGATCACGAACCACGGCTACGTCTGGGTCTTGAACGGCAACAGCTATGAGCCGCTTTCCGGAAACACCTACGCCATGGGAGACGGATTGATGTTCGCTTTCGGGCCGAGGCCGGAGCAGGCCCAATGGTACGTCTTCAAGGACGGCGCCGTGACCGCCATTCAAAACGGCCGTCGTCCCCGCGCCTCGACCGAACCCATGGCCTCGCCCGACGCGGGCGTGGTGATCGAGTTTCCGATCGGAGGACAGCCGGTCAAGCTGGGTCGCAGGGAGCTGGGCGGGAACGCCAATATCTCCAACCAGCATTTGTCCTTCACCTTCCACGACAAGGGCTGGTGGGTGAAAGACCTGGGCAGCAGCAACGGCACCTACCAGAACAACCAGCTCATTTCAAAAGGCCGGGGCCAGGAGGGCGAGTGGAGACGGGTCTCGCCCAACGACATCCTCAGCCTCGGTGGTGTCCACTTCGTCTTCAAGGTTAGGCCCGACGGCGGGATGCGCATGGAACAGATCGCGGCGGCACCCGTGCCGATGGAGCCGATTCCGGTCTCGATTCCGCCTTCCTACATGCCCTCGCGGGGGCCGCAGGCCTTCGGACCTCCATCTTTCAACGGCGGCGAGATGAAGGTGGGCTGGGCCCGTCTCATCCGCATCGTCGAGAACAAGGGCGAGGTGGGCTTGCAGGCCGCCGAAAGCGACGAGGCCACGCCGCGCGAGTACAAGCTGAACATCAACAAGGGCGGCTTGTTCCGGGGGCTCTTCGAAAAGGACCTGGCGCGCATCGAGGACCTGGGCGAGGGCCGCTATCGCATCGAGAACGTCGGCTTCAAGCAGGGGATGAGCATCACCAACCCCGCGAAGGGCAAGAACATCATCGTCGGCCTCGGCCGCAGCGACCAGGCCCTCGCCGGAGACACCCTGGAGTTCGACGGCCACCAGATCACCCTGAAGCCCTAA